One region of Termitidicoccus mucosus genomic DNA includes:
- a CDS encoding phosphoadenylyl-sulfate reductase — translation MSISTTTPATSESAQANHSTLNLEQSSAEDRIRWAVDAFGDGLVMTTSFGVQAAVMLHLVTRIVPGIPVVFIDTGYLFPETYRFARDLTEKLGLNLKKYTPRMTAAEQEALYGKQWEQGIEGLKRYNVINKIEPMDRAVRELGATAWLAGLRRTQASTRGSLKVAQVQNKITKIHPIIDWDNRRVHQYLTQHGLPYHPLWEQGYVSIGDWHSTSKLLDGMREEDTRFGGLKRECGLHENNGGDFQI, via the coding sequence ATGAGCATCTCGACTACGACTCCGGCGACTTCGGAGTCAGCACAGGCAAACCATTCCACTCTCAATCTCGAACAAAGCAGCGCGGAGGATCGAATACGATGGGCGGTTGATGCCTTCGGCGACGGCCTCGTCATGACGACGAGTTTCGGTGTGCAGGCGGCGGTGATGCTGCACCTTGTCACGCGAATCGTCCCGGGCATCCCGGTCGTCTTCATCGACACGGGATATCTGTTTCCCGAAACCTACCGCTTCGCCCGCGATCTTACGGAAAAGCTCGGCCTGAACCTGAAAAAATACACGCCGCGCATGACCGCCGCCGAACAGGAGGCGCTCTATGGCAAGCAATGGGAGCAGGGAATCGAGGGCCTGAAGCGCTACAACGTCATCAACAAAATCGAACCCATGGACCGGGCCGTGCGCGAACTCGGCGCGACCGCGTGGCTCGCGGGATTGCGCAGGACGCAGGCCAGCACGCGCGGCTCCCTCAAGGTCGCCCAGGTCCAGAACAAAATCACCAAAATCCACCCCATCATCGACTGGGACAACCGCCGCGTGCACCAATATCTCACGCAGCATGGCCTGCCGTATCATCCGCTTTGGGAGCAGGGCTACGTCTCGATCGGCGACTGGCACAGTACGAGCAAGCTCCTCGACGGCATGCGCGAGGAGGACACCCGCTTCGGCGGACTGAAACGCGAGTGCGGCCTGCACGAAAACAACGGCGGCGACTTTCAGATCTAG